A genome region from Camelina sativa cultivar DH55 chromosome 10, Cs, whole genome shotgun sequence includes the following:
- the LOC104718227 gene encoding DNA damage-binding protein 1b produces the protein MSVWNYVVTAQKPTCITHSCVGNFTSPQELNLIVAKSTRIEIHLLSPQGLQTILDVPLYGRIATMELFRPHGEAQDFLFIATERYKFCVLQWDYESSELITRAMGDVSDRIGRPTDNGQIGIIDPDCRVIGLHLYDGLFKVIPFNNKGQLKEAFNIRLEELQVLDIKFLYGCVKPTIAVLYQDNKDARHLKTYEISLKDKEFVEGPWSQNNLDNGADLLIPVPSPLCGVLIIGEETIVYCSANAFKAIPIRPSITKAYGRVDLDGSRYLLGDHAGLIHLLVITHEKEKVTGLKIELLGETSIASSISYLDNAVVFVGSSYGDSQLIKLNLQPDAKGSYVEILEKYVNLGPIVDFCVVDLERQGQGQVVTCSGAYKDGSLRIVRNGIGINEQASVELQGIKGMWSLKSSIDEAFDTFLVVSFISETRILAMNIEDELEETEIEGFSSQVQTLFCHDAVYNQLVQVTSNSVILVSSTTRELRNKWDAPAGFAVNVATANASQVLLATGGGHLVYLEIGDGTLTEVKHVLLEYEVSCLDINPIGDNPNHSQLAAVGMWTDISVRIFVLPDLTLVTKEQLGGEIIPRSVLLCSFEGMSYLLCALGDGHLLNFQLDTCSGKLRDRKKVSLGTQPITLRTFSSKSATHVFAASDRPAVIYSNNKKLLYSNVNLKEVSHMCPFNSAAFPDSLAIAREGALTIGTIDAIQKLHIRTIPIGEHARRICHQEQTRTFAICCLRNQPSAEESEMHFVRLLDAQSFEFLSTYPLDAFEYGCSILSCSFTDDKNVYYCVGTAYVLPEENEPTKGRILVFIVEEGRLQLITEKETKGAVYSLNAFNGKLLAAINQKIQLYKWMLRDDGTRELQSECGHHGHILALYVQTRGDFIVVGDLMKSISLLIYKHEEGAIEERARDYNANWMSAVEILDDDIYLGADNCFNLFTVKKNNEGATDEERARMEIVGEYHIGEFVNRFRHGSLVMRLPDSEIGQIQTVIFGTVSGMIGVLASLPQEQYAFLEKLQTSLRKVIKGVGGLSHEQWRSFNNEKRTAEAKSYLDGDLIESFLDLSRGKMEEISKGMDVQVEELCKRVEELTRLH, from the exons GGCAATGGGGGATGTTTCTGATCGGATAGGCCGACCGACAGACAATGGTCAG ATTGGTATAATTGATCCTGATTGCAGAGTAATTGGTCTCCATCTGTATGACGGCTTGTTCAAG GTTATTCCGTTTAACAATAAAGGACAGCTCAAGGAAGCTTTTAACATAAG GCTGGAGGAGTTGCAGGTCCTAGATATCAAGTTTTTGTATGGATGCGTGAAGCCTACAATTGCAGTACTTTATCAG GACAACAAAGATGCTCGTCATCTCAAAACATATGAAATTTCTCTTAAAGATAAGGAATTTGTTGAAGGGCCATGGTCACAGAACAATCTCGACAATGGTGCTGACTTATTAATCCCTGTACCTTCACCTCTGTGTGGCGTCCTTATCATTGGAGAAGAAACCATTGTCTATTGTAGTGCCAATGCATTCAAAGCAATACCAATACGAcct TCGATCACAAAAGCATATGGAAGAGTTGATCTTGATGGTTCTAGGTACCTTCTTGGTGACCATGCTGGACTGATTCACCTGCTTGTTATAACCCACGAGAAAGAAAA GGTCACTGGCCTCAAAATTGAGCTTTTGGGTGAAACATCTATAGCATCTTCCATCTCGTATCTTGACAATGCTGTTGTCTTTGTCGGTTCAAGTTATGGAGATTCGCAG CTTATTAAGCTAAACTTGCAACCGGATGCAAAAGGTTCATATGTAGAAATTTTAGAAAAGTATGTCAACTTGGGGCCTATTGTCGACTTTTGTGTAGTTGATCTTGAGAGACAAGGGCAAGGTCAGGTTGTAACATGCTCTGGAGCATATAAGGATGGTTCTCTTCGCATAGTCCGCAATGGGATAGGAATAAATGAACAG GCGTCCGTGGAACTTCAAGGCATCAAAGGAATGTGGTCGTTGAAATCGTCAATTGATGAAGCATTTGATACATTCCTTGTAGTTAGTTTTATCAGCGAAACTCGTATATTAGCCATGAATATAGAGGATGAActggaagaaacagagattgaggGTTTCTCGTCTCAAGTGCAGACTTTATTTTGCCATGATGCTGTCTACAACCAACTTGTACAG GTTACCTCAAATTCTGTCATATTAGTCAGTTCTACAACTAGAGAGTTGCGAAATAAATGGGATGCCCCAGCTGGATTCGCTGTTAATGTTGCAACTGCAAATGCGAGCCAG GTTCTTTTGGCCACTGGAGGTGGGCATTTGGTCTACCTAGAAATTGGGGACGGGACATTGACGGAAGTGAAACATGTCCTGTTGGAGTACGAAGTTTCTTGTCTTGACATAAACCCCATTGGCGATAATCCTAATCACAGTCAGCTAGCTGCAGTTGGGATGTGGACAGATATAAGTGTGAGGATTTTTGTGCTGCCAGACTTGACTCTTGTTACTAAGGAGCAACTAGGAGGGGAGATAATTCCCCGATCTGTTCTTCTTTGTTCATTTGAAGGG ATGTCTTACTTGCTCTGTGCTCTTGGAGATGGTCATCTCTTAAATTTTCAGTTGGATACGTGTAGCGGGAAATTAAGAGATCGAAAAAAAGTATCACTGGGGACTCAGCCTATAACTCTGCGTACTTTTTCATCTAAAAGTGCAACACATGTGTTTGCTGCATCAGATAGACCAGCGGTTATATATAGCAACAACAAGAAGCTGTTATACAGCAACGTGAATCTAAAAGAAGTTAGTCATATGTGTCCCTTCAACTCTGCTGCTTTTCCAGACAG TCTAGCAATTGCCAGGGAAGGCGCACTTACAATTGGCACCATCGATGCCATTCAGAAGCTTCACATACGCACTATTCCCATTGGAGAGCATGCTCGTCGTATCTGCCATCAGGAACAAACACGAACATTTGCTATCTGCTGTTTGAGAAACCAACCAAGTGCGGAAGAATCTGAAATGCATTTTGTCCGTCTGCTGGATGCCCAAAGTTTTGAGTTCTTGTCAACTTACCCTTTGGATGCCTTTGAATATGGTTGCTCCATATTGAGCTGCTCGTTTACAGACGACAAAAATGTCTATTATTGTGTTGGTACGGCATATGTTTTGCCTGAGGAAAATGAACCAACTAAG GGAAGGATACTTGTCTTTATAGTTGAAGAAGGAAGATTGCAGCTTATCACAGAGAAGGAAACCAAGGGAGCTGTTTATTCTCTCAATGCCTTCAATGGAAAACTTCTTGCTGCTATTAATCAAAAAATTCAGTTGTATAAGTGGATGCTGCGGGATGATGGCACTCGCGAGCTGCAGTCTGAATGTGGACATCACGGTCACATACTAGCTCTCTACGTGCAGACCCGTGGAGACTTCATCGTCGTTGGTGACCTCATGAAATCAATCTCTTTATTAATTTACAAG CACGAGGAAGGTGCAATCGAGGAAAGAGCTCGCGATTATAATGCAAACTGGATGTCGGCAGTTGAGATACTCGATGATGATATCTACCTTGGTGCTGATAATTGCTTCAACCTATTCACAGTAAAGAAGAACAATGAAGGCGCTACGGATGAAGAAAGGGCTCGTATGGAGATTGTAGGCGAGTATCACATTGGGGAATTTGTGAACCGATTCCGCCATGGGTCGCTTGTAATGAGGCTGCCAGATTCAGAGATTGGTCAGATACAGACTGTCATATTTGGCACAGTGAGTGGGATGATAGGAGTGCTAGCTTCTCTGCCTCAAGAACAGTATGCGTTTCTAGAGAAACTGCAGACGAGTCTGAGGAAAGTGATAAAAGGAGTTGGTGGTCTAAGCCACGAGCAATGGAGATCATTCAACAACGAGAAAAGAACAGCGGAAGCGAAGAGTTACTTGGATGGAGATCTCATTGAATCCTTCTTGGATCTGAGCAGGGGTAAGATGGAGGAGATCTCTAAAGGTATGGATGTTCAAGTGGAAGAGTTGTGCAAGAGAGTTGAGGAACTCACTAGGCTTCACTGA
- the LOC104718228 gene encoding adrenodoxin-like protein 2, mitochondrial, with translation MLFNRLSRLGSRIVKELPRERHFSMRGKRITQRSYGQYLQSSPMPRRQTRSFHEAFFSNNHMFSASYSTASEKSGEETEKINVIFVDKDGEEIHVKVPIGMNILEAAHENDIELEGACEGSLACSTCHVIVMDTEYYNKLEEPTDEENDMLDLAFGLTETSRLGCQVIAKPELDGVRLAIPSATRNFAVDGFVPKPH, from the exons ATGCTCTTCAATAGGCTATCAAGATTAGGTTCTCGCATTGTTAAAGAGCTCCCAAGAG AGAGGCATTTCTCAATGCGTGGAAAGAGGATTACACAAAGGTCTTATGGCCAATATCTGCAATCTTCG CCAATGCCACGAAGGCAAACTAGGAGTTTCCATGAAGCATTTTTCTCGAATAATCATATGTTTTCTGCATCATATAGCACAGCCTCTGAAAAAAGTGGCGAAGAAACAGAAAA GATAAACGTTATCTTTGTTGATAAAGATGGAGAGGAAATTCATGTTAAGGTCCCCATTGGAATGAACATCCTTGAAGCTGCTCATGAAAATGATATTGAACTCGAAG GGGCGTGTGAAGGTTCTCTAGCATGTTCGACGTGCCATGTCATTGTTATG GACACCGAATACTACAACAAACTAGAAGAACCAACAGATGAAGAGAATGATATGCTAGATCTTGCTTTTGGGTTAACAGAAAc GTCGCGATTGGGATGTCAAGTCATTGCAAAACCAGAGCTAGATGGAGTACGCTTAGCCATTCCTTCAGCCACCAGAAATTTTGCGGTTGATGGGTTTGTTCCAAAACCTCACTAG
- the LOC104718229 gene encoding dof zinc finger protein DOF4.5-like: MDNLIVFADEDDNQQLNGVKPPPRACARCSSNNTKFCYFNNYRMSQPRYFCKNCRRYWTHGGALRNIPIGGGVRKAKRARIDKSPVSRMVSPDIQQVTPDIQQVNHQPFSYVQENNEFIGSIGASSSSVAAATVGNHFGSLYDIRGGMVPNVPPPSQSFQPNHRLDFQDGSFDHDYYNVGSSTNPFINQSIGGGYVDNYNGYGMEQYKWNQSFNNTLTMNHDASTSGNRGSDMTMMNSDNKNKMIRYNSVIKHPCHLEKHGL; the protein is encoded by the coding sequence ATGGATAACTTGATTGTTTTCGCAGATGAAGACGACAACCAACAACTGAATGGAGTGAAGCCCCCACCGCGAGCGTGTGCAAGGTGTAGCTCCAACAACACCAAGTTCTGCTACTTCAACAACTATCGCATGTCCCAGCCACGCTACTTCTGCAAGAACTGTCGTAGATACTGGACTCATGGTGGGGCTTTAAGGAACATACCAATTGGTGGAGGTGTCCGTAAAGCCAAGCGGGCTAGGATAGATAAGTCTCCTGTTTCTCGTATGGTTTCTCCTGACATCCAACAGGTTACTCCTGACATCCAACAGGTTAATCATCAACCTTTCTCGTATGTTCAAGAAAACAATGAGTTTATTGGATCTAttggtgcttcttcttcttctgttgctgCTGCTACTGTTGGAAACCATTTTGGTTCTTTGTATGATATTCGTGGTGGTATGGTACCAAATGTGCCTCCTCCATCTCAAAGTTTCCAACCAAATCATCGCCTAGATTTCCAAGATGGATCATTTGATCATGATTATTACAATGTTGGATCCAGTACTAATCCTTTCATAAACCAATCAATTGGTGGTGGTTACGTTGATAATTACAACGGTTATGGCATGGAGCAATACAAGTGGAACCAGAGCTTCAACAACACTCTGACCATGAATCATGACGCCAGCACTAGTGGAAACAGAGGATCTGACATGACCATGATGAACAgcgacaacaaaaacaagatgatCAGATACAACAGTGTGATTAAGCATCCTTGTCATCTAGAGAAGCATGGTCTTTAA